From Eretmochelys imbricata isolate rEreImb1 chromosome 17, rEreImb1.hap1, whole genome shotgun sequence, a single genomic window includes:
- the EVI2A gene encoding protein EVI2A, whose amino-acid sequence MNMKLTRRCNFAFIVAIIFLLCLQIRANDTDHPRFTNERYLGTITQNISENQSTTEASTNFITQNTDYNGESTTTFETQTAAFQSTFGQEPSTFSPSFHLTSAVQDPLTTTKTQITTKTEHCEEKNKSLILICFIIIAVLVLACTFLFLSTVVMANKVSYLKRSKEGKRMPRSNGDFLVSSSLWPAGSNTWQRKSKELTGTDLMMQDLISETANTVQKKNAVETTEKLTRGRANDQKNEQASKPCDSIVTNFIVEI is encoded by the coding sequence ATGAACATGAAATTGACAAGGCGCTGTAATTTTGCTTTTATTGTTGCGATCATCTTTTTATTGTGCTTGCAAATCAGAGCAAACGACACTGACCATCCCCGGTTTACAAATGAGAGATATTTGGGTACCATTACCCAAAACATAAGTGAAAACCAGAGTACCACGGAAGCCAGTACAAATTTTATTACGCAAAACACAGATTACAATGGGGAGTCAACTACTACTTTTGAAACGCAGACAGCCGCCTTTCAATCAACATTTGGTCAGGAACCGTCAACATTTTCCCCTAGCTTTCATCTTACTTCTGCAGTTCAAGACCCTTTGACCACCACGAAGACCCAGATTACAACGAAAACTGAACATTGTGAAGAAAAGAATAAATCTCTgatattaatttgttttattataatagcaGTGCTTGTTCTTGCTTGCACATTTCTATTTCTGTCAACTGTGGTAATGGCAAACAAGGTATCGTATCTCAAAAGATCTAAAGAAGGAAAGCGCATGCCCAGAAGTAATGGTGATTTTCTGGTTAGTAGCAGTTTATGGCCAGCTGGATCAAATACATGGCAGAGGAAGTCTAAAGAGCTAACAGGGACTGACTTGATGATGCAAGACCTGATATCAGAGACAGCTAACACAgttcaaaagaaaaatgcagttgAAACAACTGAGAAACTCACTAGGGGAAGAGCTAATGATCAGAAAAATGAACAAGCCTCAAAACCATGTGACAGCATCGTAACCAATTTTATAGTTGAGATTTAA
- the EVI2B gene encoding LOW QUALITY PROTEIN: protein EVI2B (The sequence of the model RefSeq protein was modified relative to this genomic sequence to represent the inferred CDS: substituted 1 base at 1 genomic stop codon) yields MEGTSKEAEDNHTLCVVSKRERDTNHIILIFFYGQLQRSLSTEIQRPPTNLLSTVFLTQSRNTSISLEKNKGNTAPKFLYQSNELAVLHXIEKPSAAIMTPHTTATEESESSDGTWIAALLIGIILSGMMIVIIIILLWKCSKKPAQADPNWAGRSPFADGDIPDIFVESIKETELATKRTSVLSILPWKFNKNGSLDNSKSSESKETPEKPPSCNTKEKSNQSTPTLKGGSGPLAANISVSSSNIINVPPPPVSNGLSDVCDPPLNPILAPPESLDLPPPPDLLNEVQENHCPEISKSLEFQSEAQSEFPPPPDLTHQDVN; encoded by the exons ATGGAAGGCACATCAAAAGAAGCAG AAGACAACCACACACTGTGTGTAGTCagcaaaagagaaagggacacGAACCATATAATCCTAATTTTCTTCTATGGACAATTGCAGAGATCACTTTCTACAGAGATACAGAGGCCTCCAACAAACCTATTGTCAACTGTTTTTCTGACACAATCAAGAAATACATCTATCAGTcttgaaaaaaataaaggaaatacagCTCCCAAGTTCCTATACCAATCAAATGAACTTGCTGTCTTACACTAAATTGAAAAGCCATCAGCAGCTATCATGACACCTCATACCACTGCAACAGAAGAAAGTGAATCCAGTGATGGGACCTGGATAGCTGCACTGTTAATTGGCATAATTTTGTCTGGTATGATGATAGTTATTATTATAATTCTACTGTGGAAATGCTCAAAAAAGCCAGCTCAGGCTGATCCAAACTGGGCAGGTCGCTCTCCATTTGCAGATGGAGACATACCTGATATCTTTGTGGAGAGTATTAAAGAAACGGAGCTGGCCACAAAACGTACATCAGTTCTCTCTATCTTGCCATGGAAATTTAACAAAAATGGATCCCTGGATAATTCTAAAAGCTCTGAATCAAAAGAAACACCTGAGAAGCCACCCAGCTGCAACACAAAGGAGAAGAGCAATCAATCTACCCCTACACTAAAGGGAGGCTCAGGCCCATTAGCCGCCAACATTTCGGTTTCCTCTTCAAATATTATCAATGTGCCCCCACCTCCTGTTTCAAATGGACTGAGTGACGTATGCGACCCTCCGCTCAACCCAATCCTTGCCCCACCCGAGTCACTTGATCTGCCACCTCCACCTGACTTGCTTAACGAAGTCCAGGAGAACCACTGTCCCGAAATCAGCAAATCTCTTGAATTTCAATCAGAAGCACAGAGCgagtttccccctcctcctgactTAACCCATCAAGATGTAAATTAA
- the OMG gene encoding oligodendrocyte-myelin glycoprotein: protein MEYQILKTRPCLLVLLIFIPTVLCICPSKCTCSGNNRNVDCSGRNLTTLPHEFQDNITYLNLSFNHFVNLDHQLTRFTNLRTLDISNNWLKNIPAHLPKSLWEIYAMGNNIKVLQKLDTAYQWNLKVLDVSRNMVERAVLINNTLSSLKFLNLSSNKLWTVPTNMPYNIETVDLSNNFLTQILPGTLVRLLHLTNIYLHNNKFTYIPDKAFDRLFQLQVITLYNNPWSCNDKQNIPYLLKWVKETAAIVIGAPCPNQTVSWINATPLLTAPTVTDTNFIGKGTKAADTNGSPMANDPIQVTKIREQFRANEVTLSANLSQTVLFTSTDRPLLLYPEDPTPRKISSHEAAATHTIYIKNSTDVNSSMISSTGSSTTPMTLSITSKMLTNYSKMPQQSTTVTLRKEESTTNIFNTHAPSKASICEVYSFYVVMLNAVAILIG from the coding sequence ATGGAATACCAGATATTGAAAACACGTCCTTGTCTACTGGTCCTTCTGATTTTTATTCCCACTGTTCTGTGCATTTGCCCTTCTAAGTGTACGTGCTCAGGAAACAACAGAAATGTGGACTGTTCTGGCAGAAACTTGACTACGCTGCCACATGAATTTCAAGACAACATTACATATTTAAATCTGTCTTTTAACCACTTTGTTAATCTTGACCATCAGCTGACCCGGTTCACCAATTTGAGGACCCTTGATATTTCAAATAATTGGCTCAAGAACATTCCTGCTCATCTGCCCAAGTCTCTATGGGAAATATACGCCATGGGTAACAATATTAAAGTTCTTCAGAAACTTGATACAGCTTACCAGTGGAATCTTAAAGTGCTTGACGTTTCCAGGAATATGGTAGAAAGAGCGGTACTTATCAACAATACATTGAGTAGTCTCAAATTTCTCAATCTCAGTAGCAACAAACTTTGGACAGTTCCAACCAATATGCCCTACAACATAGAGACGGTGGATCTATCAAACAACTTCTTAACACAAATACTTCCAGGAACACTGGTGAGGCTGCTACACCTTACAAACATTTATCTGCACAACAACAAGTTCACATATATTCCTGACAAAGCTTTTGACCGGCTCTTTCAACTACAAGTCATAACACTTTATAACAACCCATGGTCATGCAACGATAAGCAAAATATCCCTTACTTGCTAAAGTGGGTAAAGGAAACAGCAGCCATTGTGATAGGGGCTCCGTGCCCCAATCAAACTGTGTCTTGGATTAATGCCACACCACTTTTGACTGCTCCCACAGTTACAGACACTAACTTCATAGGTAAAGGAACAAAGGCAGCAGACACGAATGGCTCTCCAATGGCAAATGACCCAATCCAAGTGACAAAAATACGTGAACAATTCCGAGCAAATGAAGTTACATTAAGTGCTAACTTAAGCCAAACTGTATTATTTACAAGCACAGATAGACCATTACTCCTCTATCCAGAAGATCCGACTCCTCGAAAAATTAGTTCGCATGAAGCAGCAGCCACACACACTATCTACATTAAAAATTCAACTGATGTGAACTCAAGCATGATAAGTTCAACAGGATCATCCACTACTCCCATGACCCTAAGTATTACCAGCAAAATGCTAACAAACTACTCTAAAATGCCTCAACAAAGCACAACCGTTACCTTAAGGAAAGAGGAGTCCaccacaaatatttttaacactCATGCGCCCTCCAAAGCAAGCATTTGTGAGGTGTATTCATTCTACGTTGTAATGCTTAATGCAGTGGCAATTCTGATTGGCTAA